A window of Tachypleus tridentatus isolate NWPU-2018 chromosome 7, ASM421037v1, whole genome shotgun sequence genomic DNA:
acatagtatagacatcagttttgtgcctggtttttgaataaatttggtattaactggaatgtcatattttgttactagtttttgccaaatgttggttatttttctgttgatgtcaggaatatatggtatgcagcagtatatggtttcgttattttttgattcgtgaaatatatttacttttgttggttgattttgctttctttctaggtgtgtgcgtataatgttttctacggtttgtggaggaaacttgttgatgttgatgaagtattgttttattttgtctaattcatcgttaattttatctggtgagcatagttttatggctgtgtttatttggtttcttagtatgttgagtttttttgtttcatgtgctgagtcccaaggaatgtattgtccagtataggtgatttttcggtggatttctgttttgaattgtgtatcggttcttgtaattttgagattaagaaatgatatttgattgctttcttcttgtttacatgtgaagttgatgttgggatgtatagcgttaatgtgattgaaaaaataagtttgtgttctgcagatgtgaatctcgtaaccgtgtcatctacatatctgtaccagtatagtggtggatgtaatgctgtgttaattgcttgtgtttcaacttgtgtcataaaaatattggctagaactggtgatactgggttgcccatgcctaggccatttgtttgtatatagttgtggttgttgaacatgaagtttgtcttcatcgtggtgaattcaatgatggttgctaattggttgctaggAATggctatagatgggttagggtttcggatatagagttctaaggctatcttgcaggcttcagtggttggaacttctgtaaagagggatataacattgaagctggccattaaggctttatgattatgttgattaagattagacttgaaattaaaagagtctttgatgaatgagctggctgatgttacatatttggagaatgcccatgctatgtatttaccaagattgtaattaaacgattcatatgtggacattattggtcgtaatggacaatcttgTTTATGAGGTTttgggatgccgtatatttgtgatgTCCGTGAGTCGGTTTTGCATAGGTAGGAatagtgtttgtgaaattgtgggttttttcatttttggtagtattttgtttagttgcgtttcgtatgtctttgttagatttgtgtgtattggtttaaatttgttagtgtcttatagttatacaacccctttcaaacatgtggtcagcttccggtcagttacctctttctttctttgtgaacctgacgatgaccgaagaaggtcgaaacgttgttcactcctctacgtaaaaaaatatttctccacccaaacgagccgtttttacatatatatttttctctacaagtgggttttctcgacatcactaatcgGAACTTAATTaaatcagtaataacatctttTATAGGAAGGTATTGAAAGctaaaatttaaaatcagttttgataaatatttcattttgtattatttaagttaACTTTCACAATATAAGTAGATTTGACAAAACGTTTAGAAATGAAATGTTTGACTTGTGACCATTATCACATTCTACAGATTGAAGTGAAGTTTCGTGTTACAATAAAAGCTGTGTAGAATCTTTGGATATGTTAATTGAAGCTGGATCTGTTAATACTAGAAGCGATTAAGGTGTGAAGTCCAAACTACTAAAAAATAATGTAGTTCAGGATATGATGGTCTTTAAGTGTGACATGACCGTCCAGTGAAGATCATTGTAATGACTTAATTGAAGTAGTATGAATCTTACCCTTATAACAATAAGATACACATGAGCACGAAATGAACTCAATGTGTGTGCAAATTCTTAAAAAGTTCTGCTTGGGAACGATAACTGAACCAAGTGCTGAAACTGACATTAAACATTACTATGGGTTGGCAAGACGATAATCTCAAACATACTGTAATTGTGGTGAAACTATACCTATTCTGTAATGCGTATTCAAGTAtatgaaagaaacattttaattataatctaaaaCATGCTGTAATTGTAGTGAAACGAtacctattaaattaatttctgtaatgcatattcaagtatataaaaaatattttaattatagttataAACGACTTCACTGTCAGCTGTAGTGTATGCTTTTGTGGATGCCACCTTACGCTGATTTGATGCTTACAGAAGGGAGGATGAAATGGTGCCATCAAAGATGACGATACATAGTTTCATTGCATTACCAGATGGCGGTCCATTATGGCTACGTTTCTTGGCCACCATGATGTcatagttcaataaaatgttatCAGATAATGCCACTAACTTATGGAAGGCTGAAATTAGCGTTTGATACCAGATATGCGACCATGATGGATGATTACATAGTATTACCACAAAGTAGAGAACGTGTATTTAGGCCATTATGACAGTCGGCTATGACATAAACAATACATGCCtcaacaatattataattaattaattaattagccaTGAAAAAGATGCTTAACactgattaattaaataatttataagtagttaaataaatcatttataattaatcatCTTATAAAAGGATACTAATTCATTAGTTAGTCCTGAAAACGACAGTGAAAATTAGTTCATCAGgtaattaatgatgaaatcatcCTAGTGAACATGTTTATAGGAAGCCATGACTCATGTAATACATGCTTGACCATgttgataattaattaatcaaattgtcctgaaaaggatTATTAATACTAATTCATCAGTTATTTAAATTTCCTGTCGTAAAACGATATATTAATTCTAActtaaacttaattattaatCATGCGTTTTTCAATCACATGATACATAATTTAACGTAGCATGATCacagttatatacatatattttatcagCTATACAGTACTTGACTGTAACTgtaaatttggcgaagaataaactatgcttggagtctaactggtaaaaactacggaacaacaccagaaaacatcattaaattatacaagacatacattagactatgcatggataaatgtaagtgtaaaccaaattaaaaccaaacttcaaacattacagaatacactaattacatcagcatacagagtacctaaaaccacttcatcaaagttcatgcataattactcaaaCACGCAAACAATAGAAGATAGACTTctacagagtacaataaaatattttgataaaaattggcgaaaaaaatgagttgttatgcgaactagacaggtgttgcatatatgatgaagagcgacctaaacacctctccccattaaatctatacattagatcattaagataaaatcatttaaaataataataatagtagtaatattagaatatagataaaataaaacaggccacctacgttgtagacttattaaataataataataataaagaaatcaagaacaatataaatggacattgccctgaaaaggaccagactaaacttatgatatcactccagccattctgtatttaaatcgaaatatatattaatctggccactccaaCACAGTTATGGAAGGAGGgagaggtcgagtgtacctgaccctcccgggtatacaaataaatatacccaaacaccagagagacttcGAGACATGTTGTTTCTAATTTCATAAAGCTAACGAACCTGTATCTGGTGTCAAGCATATAGGTCGGTTTTTATGACAATACGTGATTAAATGTAAAGCACCTTGGAGATTTGGATGCCATCAACGCACTCTTATTCAAAATACCAAAACTTTCAGTCTGTTTAAAGTTAAGATTTTAATAGCAAATTACGTGCATACAATCTGTAAACAGATGTTTAAGAATTACAAAGGTCAGACACAATCAGTGTGGACACGGACGTTAAGAGAAGATTGTTTGGAGGGTGTCAGATGATCACAATGCAGTGTAGGGCTGTTAGACATTTCAGTATAGCCAGAAGATAACCTTCACTCATTAGTCACATTAAAAAGTACATCTAAACttagttgtttttaaatacataaaagaacATCACTGGTATTAGAACTCCTTGATTATCTCATTTTatagataaattacaaaacagtacTAACATTGTGTTCAAAAAATTATCGGTGTTTCAGTCCActtagaataaaatgaaagttttattctGCTTAAACGTGCgaaatttatatttatggaaatttttattgaaataaaatttaagcatAACACATTGCCACTATCTACGTACttacaacatatttaatgtttacggaaaacatttattaaaataaaagtatattgtaATACACTGTCGCTATCTgtgtatttacaatatatatttaatgtttgcaggaaacttattaaaataaaaattaattataacacactgttgttatttatgtatttataatatatttaaaatagttactttACAAAAGTGTAAATATGTAGTGTGGCTTATCAGTTAAATACAGTTTTTGTATGTAATTAAACAGTGTATATCTAAAATGCAGTTAATAATGATGAAACATTGTCACTATCTGTGTATGTTTGCCCCCCGCttatacagcggtatgtctccggatttacaacgataaaatcaggggttcgattcccctcggtgggctgagcagatagccctttgtggctttgctatatgaaaaacacacgtGTATGTTCATTATATAGTCATAAAAACACTGTATTTTCAAGATTTGACGGGTTAGTGTACAATTATAGCATACCGTGCCCAACATACAGCAAATGGTCAGACTGTATCAGTCAGCTTGAGACAAAATAAAAGGTCTATTCTACTTAAATATGTGAGATTTCGTTATTTTAATTATCTCACGTTTAGAAACATTATTGCTATATATTAGACGAAGATTTCAAATAATTGACAACcgccagtttttatttatttatcagcaAGATGAGTTTATTCTACgtcacttttaaaattaaagacagtACAGAGGTTTAGCTTGTGTCAATATTTCCATCAGGATTTATTACATGTACTCACAGAATATACtaattgtttaaagtattttacGAAACACCAATCAccatgttaattatacaaaaaaacgCCCTTTCACCTTTATAAGTTTtgttcaataattaatttttgctaaaactataaataataaatgaatgacttacTGTTTGTATTGGAAGTTCACGAAACGTTGAATCTAACCCAAACTTGTGTTAAAGATGATCACGTGGTCACTTATACTGTGACCGAATGATGATCACGTCATTTTCTTCATAACTTCGTCATCAGTTGCAATGAATAAGCAGTCACTATTTTAGGGAATCGTCACACATTATTCTTTAAACAGTTagtttactaatatttaaaatagcaaAACTTACTATTTTGCATAAATTATTCACTTTAAGTCACACAAATACAACAACACTTTGCAACCATAATTCTATGACATTCAAATTTCTGTTTGATCAGTAATATTTCAGTCAAACTTTGACACTTTTCCATCTTCAGGTGGTCACAACATTTAAATGTCAGGTTACTCTTGTGTCTAATAGTTGCTATATATAGTTGTTTTAtcacaaaaaattaacaaaacaccaAAGATATAGTtgacaaacacaaacataaaagaaCCCTTAGTTATAAATCAAGCAACTATTTTTCGACTACTTCAAAACAGTTACACTTCCTTGCATGGGTTTTGAAACTGTAACcataacatgaattatttttcatttatacttTATCAAATATACAAAACATCACCAAagttctttgatttttttataagGTACAAATATAATATACTTCGTGTATGAAGTAAAATCGCGGACACTTATTACAACATTTGctaataaaacttcaaaatacattATGATACTGTTTACGAAAatttgttagtttgtaattaaATGTCAAGCGTAGTCTTTTATGGTGAAATTACTCACAATGAATATTAGTTTCTAACAAATATCTATTTCATATAGAAAACTCATATTTCATCACAATCCGATGTAATATAGCTGTGATATTTACGTAAAATCACATATTTAACAAGCTTACtgaaatatttgtgataaaatcttcaaaatatatgctatttaaaaaaacaacaacttcagtttataaaatactgacatACACATCATTGTAATAATGCCAGTCGTATATACTTGTTCAAGTACCATAAATGAAACATACGGGGTAATTaatcaaagtttctttattttagaaactgtacaaaacatttgaaaactaaactgtCTGTCCCACTGTCATACTGACCTTCACATAGCACTACCCTACAACTTAAAACAGATGTATGTGAAGTACCACACACATACACAGGTAATAAACCTATCGTTATAGAATAAACTTTGCAACTAACACATACTGTATATTCACTGTATATTAACTCTTACAATGGTTTTGCaccaaataaatttatatatttttacacgtaacataatattacagaaaGCTAAATGTACATTCAGAACACTTAATGGTTCAAGGAAATTGTTTTCTACTTCTAGGTCACTACTTTCTGTTTTTTGAAATGGAACTCACGTATTTATCGTTAAATATAACACACAAAGTTATATACATAGTCTAACTTCTTGAATGTGTAATGATTCAAACTCCTATAAAAGTATCTCTATCATCCATCGTCCCacgttggtacagcagtaagtctacggatttacaacgctaaaaccagggggttcgtttcctctcggtggacacagcagattgcccgatgtagctttggtataagaaaatacacactatCATCCATCTCACAATCTGGACAAATTTTATCTGAGAGTCAAAGTTCTCTGACAGcataataatatttgatattttccaaTAACACAACTGAaactagttttatattaaaaaataaaaggcaGTTGGTAGAGAAGGGAAACAGTTTTcaatagttttgttattgttggttTCTCTTGACGGTAAATTGGTGCGTGTTTTGTCCCTACAGCGTTGTTTCTACTGGTGACTTTAGTTTTATagctggtttttgaataaatttggtgtttactggaatgttgtgttttgttataagagttttcaaaatgttggttattttttcgctgatattGAGAatacatggtatgcagcagtgtgaGGTTTTATAGCTTGTTGTTTCTTgagatttgttattgtttgttattgacCGTGCTGTTGATCCAGGTCTGTGGGTATAATTGTTTCAACGGTTTTAggaagaaatttgttgatgtttatgaagtgttgttttactttgttaattTCATCGTTAATTATGGCTGTGttcatttggtttcttaatatgttgagtttttgttttgtttcatgtaccgAGTCCCAAGGAATGTTCAGTcaagtatgggtgatttttctgtggatttctgtttgaattgtgtatcggttcttgtgatttTGAGGTTGATAATACTATTTGGTTCTTTTTCTTGTGCTCACAGGTGCATCGAGTTAACGAGCTTAAGAAAACTAATAAgagtgtgttttgtagatgtgaatctatgtatctgtaccagtatagtggtgggtgtaaggctgaattgattgctttAAATTCAgtctgtgtcatgaaaatgttagctagaactggtgacatgggattgcccatacttaagccatttatataaattatatttatataaataaatcacagaaaaatcacccatactgaactaaCACTGAATGCCAAATTtactaaaaacaattaaatttggTATTAAACGGATGTTTTTTTACTAGATATCTATTAATTACTTTAACGAATGAGAATTTTGACAAATCCTTTTTATCAACTGGCTTGCAAAACAAGAATGTGAAAATTCGATATTATTGTTTTTGACATTaagtaatgatatatatatacggtgaaaaaagaaagaaacagatcAACTGATGTTGACACATTAAACTATTACTTATCACAGATAAAGGTGTTGAACATTTTGAGCTATAAAACTACTGTTTTGTTGTAAAAAAGTTCTTTCTGGTTGCGAATATTGTACTAAATAAGTAAGGCatatttaatttcttgtttagttgttttatttcgCATGATGTGAACACTTCATACTGCAAATTTTATTGATTCACTGTAATTTCAACTCCACTGATATGCCTTGTAAACTGTATATCTTTGATTTCAGCGCTTGACTCGCAAACTGCGAGTTGTGAGTTAAATTCTATCACCGAACATACCTTTCaccagtgagggcgttataatgtatcaggTAATCTTTATTCCATTAGAGTAGGTCAAAAGTTGACTAGTCCGTCAGGGCTATATTTGggatggatagtgcagatagctatgcgcaaaattcgaCAAACGAACTGTGTATCTTCCTAATTATTTTTAACGCCAAGCTATGCACCATGGAGTATCTATATTCAAACATAGTTCATTTTAGTTGAATTTGtttcttgaaaattatttgtaaacagtgatgtcgagaaaacccacttgtagagaaatatatatgcgaaaacggctcgtttgggttgagaaaatattttacatagaagagcgaacaacgtttcgaccttctgcggtcatcgtcaggttcacaaagaaagaggtaagtgaccggaagttgaccacatgtttggcaggggttgtgtaactgagtgtcggaatgtagagggcgggcttagatgtttgaatatataattttattttttattatatttaatataggtataaaggcgttcctttatattggtttattttgggtttaagttgttgtataagtaaggcttctttaattttgcgtttgtttatgtttgcttctttatttagtatttgagtgttttctatggttatgttgtgtttatttgacttgcagtgttcaaaaacgtgtgaaggtgactttttatgttctttgaatctggtttccatttttctacttgtttctctaatataaaagtcgtggcagttatcacattgtattatattttataaataacgttggtgtggtgtttgtcagtgtagtttttacatagtatagacctcagttttgtgcctggtttttgaataaatttggtattaattggaatgtcatattttgttactagtttttgccaaatgttggttatttgtctgctgatgtcaggaatatattctatgcagcagtatatggtttcgtgatttttttttattcgtgagatatatttacttttgttggttgattttgctttctgtctaggtgtgtgcgtataacgttttctacggtttgtggaaaaaacttattgatgttgatgaagtattgttttattttgtctaattcatcgttaattttatctggtgagcatagttttatggctgtgtttatttggtttcttagtatgttgagtttttgttttgtttcatgtgctgagtcccaaggaatgtatgggtgatttttcggtggatttctgttttgaattgtgtgtcggtccttgtaattttgaggttaagaaatgatatttgattgttttcttcctgttcacatgtgaagttaatgttgggatgtatagagttaatgtgattgaaaaattaagtgtgtgttctgtagatttgaatccctcaaccgtgtcatctacatatatgtaccagtacagtggtggatgtaatgctgtattaattgcttctgtttcaacttgtgtcataaaaatattggctagaactggtgatactgggttgcccgtgcttaggccatttgtttgtatatagttgtggttgttgaacatgaagtttgtctttatcgtggtgaattttaGGAGGGTTGCtgattggttgctgggaatgtctacaGTTGGGTTAGGgtttcggatatagagttctaaggctatcttgcaggcttcagtggttggaacttctgtaaagagggatatcacattaattctatacatcccaacattaacttcacatgtgaacaggaagaaagcaatcaaatatcatttcttaacctcaaaattacaaggaccgacacacaattcaaaacagaaatccaccgaaaaatcacccatacattccttgggactcagcacatgaaacaaaacaaaaactcaacatactaagaaaccaaataaacacagccataaaactatgctcaccagataaaattaacgatgaattagacaaaataaaacaatacttcatcaacatcaataagtttcttccacaaaccgtagaaaacgttatacgcacacacctagacagaaagcaaaatcaaccaacaaaagtaaatatatctcacgaataaaaaaaatcgctcttctatgtaaaatattttctcaacccaaacgagccgtttttgcatatacatgaAAATTATTTGGCTCCCAATAATATTACTGCCGTATTCTATCTCATTCAATtcagttgttggtttgtttttgaatttcgcgcaaaactacacgagggctatctgcattagtcgtccttattttagcagtgtaaaactagaggaaagtcagctaatcatcacccaacggatagtgggattgaccataacataataacgtccccacggctgaaaaggcaagcatgtttggtgtgacgggatttcgaacccgcgactttcagattgcgagtcgagcgccctaaccacctggccatgtcttctttagttgttgaaaaTTATGTGTTGTGCTTAATCCATTTAATGACTACAGCATTTATCTGTATaattaacacttttttattaacactttttttagaAATCATGGATAACGGGGAAAAGAAGAAGAAACTCTTCATGCATCCTGAGAAGACTGAGACGAAAAGCGGACAACCGGTCATCTTAAAGGTTGTAAAAGCTATACAAGCGTACAAAAGTGACGTAAATGGGAATGATGGTTTTGTTAATGCTGTTCTCGAAAATTCACTTTACAGCATAGTTTTGGAAAGTTGTGACAAAGAAGCTGATATCGGAAATTGCATGATGATACAGAATAGCTCTCCGAACACAAACCTGGAATCAGACTATGATGAAGCATTTAAATGCAAGATTCCATTTAACGACTCCATGGATGTGATGATTCCGTGTGACGATATCACATACTTTAACGATCCGTTATTGAGTATGTTTCCAAACGTTTATTCTGAGTTGGACAAAACAGACAACTTTGATGACAAGGAGGTACAAGTTTTGCTTATTCTTATGTGTGTATGTTAATAAAGTACATTGtatttattcatatatgtttTAGCAAAGAAGCGAAAGATGGATTGAATATCATGTTTTAATAACATCAGGCAGTTTGTGAAGTAAGGTCTGTTTTATATCCTTTTGCTTTATATTTCGTATAATTACATTTTCGTAATATATATCTAATTGTATAAATTCTAATCGTTTAACTTATGTAGGCACCCGGaggtgtctgtgtgtgtgtgtgtgcttgtgttttcttatagcaaagccacatcgagttatctgctgagcccaccgaggggaatcgaacccctgagttttggatagtaaatccgtagacttaccgctgtactagcggggggcacccATAGATGACACGAGAAGCATGGTAGCACTCGAAACTAATGTCATTAAAATATgaactatacatattttttcaacTCTGTCGCCCACtagcggcacagcggtatgtctacggacttacaacactagtaaccaggtttcgatacccgtggtgggcagatcacaggtAGCCCGGATGTgcgtaattctaaacaaacagtgtGAAACACATGACGTAGTAAAGTGGGCTGAACATCTTCTAGTTCTACCAACCATGCTTCGTATGCTCAGCAAGAAATGTCATCAGAAAGAAACGGGACTTTAGATGTCAATATTTCGGTGACATTCTGTGCAACGGACTCATGCGAGCCAGAGGTAGAGTATGTATTGGGTTAATGTTGGCAAATATATTGTCACACAAAGCGAAGTGTTATAGTTCatagtttaatttaaatgtaaagaaGCCGTAATTTAAAGGCAGTTTATAAACGAAAAACACATGAAATGTTGTAGTTCAAAAATTACTGTATCAGAGAGAAATCTGATATATGATCTTTTTATATGATCATACGCGTACAGACAAATACAGTGCTGAAAATAATTATACCAACTGTAAAGAAAAAGGCAATAAAAAGCAAATAGTACGCAAATGCTACGCTTTAACTGTATAAAAATGAAGTTCACCAGAGTATAgtcatgtgttgtttttttaagcttTGATTGGATGAAATCAAACAAGCCAGAAAATGTGACACCAGTATAAACGTGTAGGTTACACTGCACAtcaaagtttttgctttttgaacaccgtcgggtgttccttatagatttttggctgctgataacgaaaatcacatccagatttgctcgtcacgtaccgtttcatcgaaatcttcagttttgttatttttttctcatatttatgtctaaaaattttcgtttctgtaacaTGTCACTTAaaattcatttcctccactcacacttggacttcttccccacaaatctcggtgctgtcagtgacgaacacggtgaaaggtttcaccaggacattgctacaatggaaacacgatatcagggcaactggaatccgtcaatggttgctgactactgttggacactgtaacgtgatgcaccggacattgaatacaaacgaaaatcaggagcaaaacacttaattctgttgaacttaatagcgtattagaaacataaacgcaattaaatacgttattgccggtaaacagttaactgtctatttctcaaagttcctacgtgatgaggcaaaaccaaaactatatttgtgcatacccaccagatacctgtcacaatTAGCAAATACtcttcaggaagcaaaacttttcaaaaaaaaaattgttatgcagtgttattacactatccACCAGCAGTAGCAGTGATGTGGGGGACGCGCTCCTGGCTCAGatatttaacacattttgaacACATACAAATTAGAGTTTCAACTGGTAACGTGACTCAAAATTTCTTATTTGAATAGTAGTTTTATGGAAACTCTGGAGATGATTCGCCTCAAATAAAATGTGAAGTAATTCAGGGTATGCCGATAAAACAGGCCtgcaataatttggtttttttttgtttgattttaatttcgcgcaaagctacacgagggttatctgctttagccgtcccgcatttagcagcgtaagactagaaggaaagcagttagtcatcaccgcccaccgccaactcttaggctacttttttaccatcgaatggtgggattgattgttacattataacatccttttCAGCTGAAATAACGAATATGTTTGGAAAGGTGcgggagggggattcgaacccgtaaccctctgattgcgagtcgagtgccctaacacCACCTGACCTGGGGGGCATAATTTCTCATTACAATAATGATTCCAAACGTGTGGTAAAACGAAAACCTGACTAATAACTTTGTGCTGGCCTACACATTCTCTCGGTATGATTATTCTTGAAGCTGTATGGacatatgtaaaaaaatgtaaataacaaatacagtCGAACAAGTTGGTTGAAGTATGAGGAGCAATAAAGCATTTGGGATTATAGTTCGTAATGAGACATTTCTAA
This region includes:
- the LOC143256744 gene encoding uncharacterized protein LOC143256744, producing MPRAEPLFMKDFLYPSLRSNRFPGLLEWTNEAEKEYEVKWSHKSKGGWEVSEFGHFAEWDKLKSNYTPESAEYWTLSKQRFRNTLRKLEILGKVKRLPGRRGYRKYKICSSTEIMDNGEKKKKLFMHPEKTETKSGQPVILKVVKAIQAYKSDVNGNDGFVNAVLENSLYSIVLESCDKEADIGNCMMIQNSSPNTNLESDYDEAFKCKIPFNDSMDVMIPCDDITYFNDPLLSMFPNVYSELDKTDNFDDKENRFTTDESINDLSKNNQEGLL